In Polaribacter sp. Hel_I_88, the following proteins share a genomic window:
- a CDS encoding 5'-nucleotidase C-terminal domain-containing protein: MKPIYFICLFLVVASCKKTEQSLTKITAKNIVVDSTLVASPTIENVISPYKEKLVGEMERVLTYSAIDLTKQSTQLQSTLGNLVADLSVEMANPLFTKTTTNTIDFAMFNSGGLRASIAQGNVTKESAFKLMPFDNELVVVTLTGDKIDELIQYFIRNQSAHPLSKNIALLITENGYDLKIGGKKFDSNKIYNVLTSDYLQTGGDGMDFFKNPKQLTNLNYKVRDAVIDYFEKMDTLQVAIDNRVKIE, translated from the coding sequence ATGAAACCCATCTATTTTATTTGTCTATTTCTTGTTGTAGCTTCTTGTAAAAAGACTGAGCAATCACTAACAAAAATTACTGCAAAAAATATTGTTGTTGACAGTACACTTGTGGCCTCTCCAACAATTGAAAACGTAATTTCGCCTTATAAAGAAAAATTAGTTGGCGAAATGGAACGAGTTTTAACCTACTCAGCCATTGATTTAACAAAACAAAGCACACAATTACAAAGTACTTTAGGCAATTTAGTAGCAGATTTGTCGGTTGAAATGGCAAATCCACTTTTTACAAAAACCACTACAAATACTATCGATTTTGCCATGTTTAATAGTGGTGGTTTGCGAGCATCTATTGCACAGGGAAATGTAACCAAAGAAAGCGCTTTTAAATTAATGCCTTTTGATAATGAACTTGTGGTGGTTACGTTAACTGGTGATAAAATTGACGAATTAATCCAGTATTTTATTCGCAATCAAAGTGCACATCCTTTATCTAAAAATATAGCATTATTGATTACAGAAAATGGGTACGATTTAAAAATTGGTGGCAAAAAGTTTGATAGCAACAAAATATACAACGTCTTAACCTCCGATTATTTACAAACAGGTGGCGATGGTATGGATTTCTTTAAAAATCCAAAGCAATTAACAAACCTAAACTATAAAGTAAGAGATGCAGTAATCGATTATTTTGAAAAAATGGATACGTTGCAAGTTGCTATTGATAATCGTGTAAAAATTGAATAA
- a CDS encoding sensor histidine kinase: MKLYKNAIFLVIFLFSIQATFSLEFETAQQPSIEITTEQFQHNKTIKLDQHWEFYWKDFINPGNFNHPKVFDSVSLTSWTNYKDTNNKPLPSFGYATYRLLFSIPKGRPSTSLYIPLITASSKIWINGVFILETGQVGTSKSKTLHRSFTKIIPLDSQETNFEVVIQVANFYHKKGGITTPILLGTTDQLFQKKSLQIMTDMISIGSFSFIGILFLVFYLLYWSKDQAVLYFSILCICMAYHTLNERYAPLAIVFSKLSWVFLVKLEYISSYLAGLFASLFFAIILKEFTHSWYKKTMITIISILVFLVLVLPSPYFTQLIVPFFICMLLNIVYVIFISIQAILAKSAISRLLIFTIIACAITFSGHILFFMKENELALIYIKFAYIIVFLLISMLMLHRFSNSFRQLALANAFVLEQKREISQKSDEISKANLKLEENLNQLKAKITELDDFNHIVSHDLKTPLISVYSLASFIEEDLKDNLNASTKSHIVMMKDVVSKMEASINGLLAYSKVTITKKVKSNFLLNDLLKKITNSVDPQHKNIIHLPKNNIEIFASEIELEHVFQNLITNAIKYNNKEKAIIIIAAAKEKTNYVFSVQDNGPGIPEEYHSKIFDIFSQLDTDEKDLKSTGIGLAIVKKIVHKNQGQLTVTSKENNGLKIEFTIAISPKTNS; encoded by the coding sequence ATGAAACTTTATAAAAACGCTATTTTTTTAGTCATCTTTCTGTTTTCAATTCAAGCTACTTTTAGTTTAGAGTTCGAAACAGCTCAGCAACCTTCCATAGAAATTACTACTGAGCAATTTCAACATAACAAAACAATTAAACTAGACCAACATTGGGAATTTTATTGGAAGGACTTTATAAATCCAGGAAATTTTAATCATCCTAAAGTTTTTGATAGTGTGTCCCTTACTTCTTGGACAAACTATAAAGATACTAATAACAAACCTTTGCCTTCTTTTGGCTATGCAACATATCGTTTACTGTTCTCCATTCCAAAAGGGAGACCTAGCACTTCTTTATACATTCCATTAATTACGGCTTCTTCTAAAATATGGATAAATGGAGTTTTTATCTTAGAAACTGGACAAGTTGGCACTTCCAAATCAAAAACTTTGCATAGAAGTTTTACAAAAATAATTCCCTTAGACAGCCAAGAAACCAATTTTGAAGTGGTAATACAAGTTGCCAACTTTTATCATAAAAAAGGCGGAATAACAACCCCCATACTTTTAGGAACTACAGACCAACTTTTTCAAAAAAAATCGTTACAAATCATGACAGACATGATTAGTATAGGTAGTTTTTCTTTTATTGGTATTTTATTTTTAGTTTTCTATTTGTTGTATTGGAGCAAAGACCAAGCAGTATTGTACTTTTCGATTCTATGCATTTGCATGGCTTACCATACTTTAAATGAAAGATACGCACCACTTGCCATAGTTTTTAGTAAACTTAGCTGGGTTTTCCTTGTAAAACTAGAATATATTTCAAGTTATTTAGCAGGACTATTTGCCAGTTTATTTTTTGCCATAATTTTAAAAGAATTTACACATTCTTGGTACAAAAAAACGATGATAACAATAATTTCTATTTTAGTATTTCTAGTGCTAGTATTGCCTTCCCCTTATTTTACGCAACTAATTGTGCCTTTTTTTATATGTATGTTGCTAAACATAGTTTATGTAATTTTTATAAGCATTCAAGCCATTTTAGCCAAAAGCGCTATTTCAAGGTTGCTTATATTTACAATTATAGCATGTGCAATTACATTCTCTGGTCATATCTTATTTTTTATGAAAGAAAATGAATTAGCATTAATCTATATAAAGTTTGCCTATATTATTGTCTTTTTGCTTATTTCAATGCTGATGTTACATCGTTTTTCTAATTCTTTTCGTCAGTTAGCTTTAGCAAATGCTTTTGTTTTAGAGCAAAAAAGAGAAATATCACAAAAATCTGATGAAATTTCAAAGGCAAATTTAAAGTTAGAAGAAAATTTAAATCAACTAAAAGCTAAAATTACTGAATTAGACGATTTTAACCATATTGTTTCTCATGATTTAAAAACGCCCTTAATTTCGGTGTACTCTTTAGCTTCTTTTATTGAGGAAGATTTAAAAGATAATTTAAACGCTAGCACAAAAAGTCATATTGTAATGATGAAAGACGTTGTTTCTAAAATGGAAGCTTCTATAAACGGACTTTTAGCCTACTCTAAAGTTACAATCACCAAAAAAGTAAAAAGTAATTTTTTACTAAATGATTTATTAAAAAAAATAACCAACTCTGTAGATCCTCAGCATAAAAACATCATTCATTTGCCTAAAAATAATATTGAAATTTTTGCCAGTGAAATTGAGTTAGAACATGTTTTTCAAAATTTAATTACCAATGCAATCAAATATAATAATAAAGAAAAAGCAATCATAATTATTGCAGCAGCAAAGGAAAAAACAAACTATGTGTTTTCTGTACAAGATAATGGTCCTGGGATTCCAGAAGAATATCATTCCAAAATATTTGATATTTTTAGTCAGTTAGATACAGATGAAAAAGATTTAAAAAGCACAGGTATTGGTTTGGCAATCGTAAAAAAAATAGTCCATAAAAATCAAGGGCAACTTACTGTTACCTCTAAAGAAAATAATGGCCTAAAAATTGAATTTACTATAGCAATATCGCCAAAAACAAACAGCTAA
- a CDS encoding ABC transporter permease, which yields MAWRDGKASLSRLMLFMASIILGIAAVVSIQLFSDNLKDNIKKQSKSLMGADFIIDSRQKPSEKVQKIIDSLGANASEVNFVSMAAFPKNEGTKLVKVRALEGTFPFYGDLTTVPANAGKNYQELGGALVDATLLLQYNLNPGDSIKLGKVTFPIIGALKSIPGSTAISSSVAPQVLIPFRFLEQTELLQLGSRKEYQYFFKNITIDLEALDAKIDPILDAENADLDTHTSTSERLGRRYDNVGRFLNLVAFIALLLGCIGIASSVHIYIKEKLRNVAVLKCLGASRKQSFLIYLIQIIGIGLIGGIIGAVIGTSLQYLFPYILQEFLPFSVDVSISFQPIVLGIVLGILMSVLFALLPLLGTWYVSPLEVLRGQEENQQKPKKARILVFLAISIFIFLFSFWMLKSAVNGLVFTIGIFITFAIMAGIASLSIKLIKKFFPTSWGFTSRQSLLNLFRPNNQTMVLVLAIGLGTFLISTLYFTKDILLAKTSLENKKTDANIILMDVQSSQEKQLVQNFESKGLEVIDNIPIITMRMESIRGKTANEIRNDSTVNMRRWMLNREFRVTYRNKLSETEELLEGEFIGKAVAGQPIKVSIADNLAEDANLKIGDNVVFNIQGVLMETTVGSIRKVDWTSMQVNFLILFPEGVLEKAPQFNVISTYAPTEESSAALQRDLVKNFPNVTILDLRQVFTIVEDILDKISWIINFMAFFSILTGFIVLIGSVRNSKYQRIKESVLLRTLGAKSKQILQITALEYVYLGVLGSLTGILLSLVGSQLLAVFIFQEPFIPSGIPFLVFLPAITILVVVIGLSNLKSVLQSPPLEVLRKEV from the coding sequence ATGGCTTGGAGAGATGGGAAAGCAAGCCTTTCTAGATTGATGCTTTTTATGGCGTCTATTATTTTAGGAATAGCAGCTGTAGTTTCCATTCAACTCTTTAGCGATAATTTAAAAGACAATATCAAAAAACAATCAAAATCCTTAATGGGTGCTGATTTTATTATTGATAGTCGACAAAAACCATCAGAAAAAGTACAAAAAATTATAGATTCTTTAGGTGCAAATGCTTCTGAAGTCAATTTTGTATCCATGGCTGCTTTTCCTAAAAATGAGGGCACAAAATTGGTAAAAGTTAGAGCTTTGGAAGGTACTTTTCCTTTTTATGGCGATTTAACAACAGTTCCAGCAAATGCAGGGAAAAACTATCAAGAATTAGGTGGTGCTTTGGTAGATGCCACTTTGTTATTGCAGTATAACTTAAATCCTGGCGATTCTATAAAATTAGGAAAAGTAACATTCCCAATTATTGGTGCCTTAAAATCCATTCCTGGAAGTACTGCAATTTCATCTTCTGTAGCACCACAAGTTTTAATTCCATTTCGGTTTTTAGAACAAACAGAATTGTTGCAATTAGGAAGTAGAAAAGAATATCAATACTTTTTTAAAAATATCACAATCGATTTAGAGGCATTAGATGCAAAAATAGATCCAATTTTAGATGCTGAAAATGCAGATTTAGACACGCATACAAGCACAAGCGAACGTTTAGGAAGAAGATATGATAATGTTGGGCGATTTTTGAATTTGGTTGCATTTATTGCTTTATTATTAGGTTGTATTGGTATTGCAAGTTCTGTGCATATCTACATCAAAGAAAAATTGAGAAACGTTGCAGTTTTAAAATGTTTAGGCGCTTCAAGAAAACAATCCTTTTTAATTTATTTAATTCAAATAATAGGAATTGGGTTGATTGGTGGTATTATTGGTGCTGTAATTGGAACCAGTTTACAGTATCTTTTCCCTTATATTTTACAAGAGTTTTTGCCTTTTAGTGTGGATGTTTCTATTTCTTTTCAACCTATTGTATTAGGAATTGTATTGGGGATTTTAATGTCGGTTTTATTTGCATTATTACCACTTTTAGGTACTTGGTATGTTTCACCTTTAGAAGTGTTGAGGGGACAGGAAGAAAATCAGCAAAAACCTAAAAAAGCAAGAATACTAGTGTTTTTAGCCATTTCAATTTTTATTTTTTTATTCTCTTTTTGGATGTTAAAAAGTGCTGTTAATGGTCTTGTTTTTACCATTGGTATATTTATAACTTTTGCAATTATGGCTGGTATTGCCAGTCTATCTATTAAATTAATTAAGAAGTTTTTTCCAACTTCTTGGGGCTTTACAAGCAGACAAAGTTTATTAAATTTATTCAGACCCAACAACCAAACTATGGTGTTGGTTTTGGCAATTGGTTTAGGAACTTTTTTAATTAGTACGTTGTATTTTACCAAAGATATTTTACTCGCAAAAACATCACTTGAAAATAAAAAGACCGACGCAAATATTATTTTAATGGATGTGCAAAGCAGTCAAGAAAAACAGCTTGTACAAAACTTTGAAAGTAAAGGGTTAGAAGTGATTGATAACATTCCTATTATTACCATGAGAATGGAAAGTATTCGCGGAAAGACTGCCAATGAAATCCGAAATGATTCAACTGTAAATATGCGCAGGTGGATGCTAAATCGTGAGTTTCGAGTTACGTACAGAAATAAATTATCTGAAACAGAAGAATTGTTAGAGGGCGAATTTATTGGCAAAGCAGTAGCAGGTCAACCAATAAAAGTGTCAATAGCAGACAATTTAGCTGAAGACGCCAATTTAAAAATAGGCGATAATGTTGTTTTTAACATTCAAGGTGTTTTGATGGAAACTACAGTTGGCAGTATCAGAAAAGTAGATTGGACAAGCATGCAAGTCAATTTTTTGATTTTATTTCCAGAAGGGGTTTTAGAAAAAGCACCACAGTTTAATGTAATTTCAACCTATGCACCTACTGAAGAAAGTTCTGCTGCATTGCAAAGAGATTTGGTCAAAAACTTTCCAAACGTAACTATTTTAGATTTACGTCAAGTTTTTACCATTGTTGAAGATATTTTGGATAAAATCTCTTGGATTATCAATTTTATGGCATTTTTTAGCATTTTAACTGGTTTTATTGTGTTGATTGGATCTGTGAGAAACAGCAAATACCAACGCATAAAAGAAAGTGTATTGTTAAGAACTTTAGGCGCAAAAAGCAAACAAATTTTACAAATTACGGCTTTAGAATATGTGTATTTAGGAGTTTTGGGTAGTTTAACAGGAATTTTATTGTCTTTAGTGGGCAGTCAATTGTTAGCAGTATTTATCTTTCAAGAACCTTTTATTCCTTCAGGAATTCCGTTTTTAGTGTTTTTGCCAGCTATTACAATTTTAGTAGTGGTGATTGGTTTAAGCAACTTAAAATCAGTTTTACAAAGTCCGCCATTAGAGGTGTTGAGGAAAGAAGTTTAG
- a CDS encoding ABC transporter ATP-binding protein: MSNILKINDLEKTYTSGSKKLTVISNISFEVEKGSIFSIVGPSGSGKTTLLGLCAGLDYPTAGSIELCGTSLENLNEDERAALRNKEVGFIFQNFQLLPTLTALENVIVPLELQGDKNAAKFGTELLTKVGLADRLHHYPTQLSGGEQQRVALARAFSNKPAILFADEPTGNLDEETGEKVIQLLFELNKEAGTTLVIITHDLELANRTQQILRLKGGKIISNEKTANI; encoded by the coding sequence ATGTCAAATATATTAAAGATTAATGATTTAGAGAAAACTTATACAAGTGGTTCTAAAAAATTAACAGTAATTAGCAATATTTCTTTTGAGGTAGAAAAAGGAAGTATTTTTTCAATTGTTGGTCCTTCAGGAAGTGGTAAAACAACTCTTTTAGGCTTGTGTGCAGGTTTAGATTATCCAACAGCTGGCTCTATTGAATTATGTGGCACTTCTTTAGAAAACTTAAATGAAGATGAAAGAGCAGCTTTACGAAATAAAGAAGTTGGTTTTATTTTTCAAAACTTTCAATTGTTACCAACGTTAACAGCCTTAGAAAATGTAATTGTGCCTTTGGAATTACAAGGTGATAAAAATGCTGCAAAATTTGGCACAGAATTATTGACTAAAGTAGGCTTGGCAGATCGATTGCATCACTATCCAACACAATTATCAGGAGGAGAACAACAAAGAGTTGCTTTGGCTAGAGCGTTTTCTAACAAACCTGCTATTTTATTTGCTGATGAACCTACAGGAAATTTAGACGAAGAAACTGGCGAAAAAGTAATTCAATTGTTGTTTGAATTAAACAAAGAAGCTGGTACAACTTTGGTAATTATTACACACGATTTAGAATTGGCAAACAGAACACAGCAAATTTTACGCTTAAAAGGAGGAAAGATAATTTCGAACGAAAAAACAGCCAACATTTAA
- a CDS encoding arylesterase, which translates to MKLKINQLPLYNHRRIKNIFLKLCYFSMLIFLFSCKTEAPKNITNSSEETQKETTNIKAIDTKTSTKKIVFFGDSLTAGYGLDDVEDAFPGIIQSKIDSLNLPYKVVNSGISGETTAGGKNRIEWVLNDKPDIFILELGANDGLRGVALKETKSNLQFIINTIKEKYPTTKIVLAGMQIPPNMGQEYATEFQSIFPTLATKNEVALIPFLLEDVGGISELNQSDGIHPTKKGHTILANNVWEVLKPLL; encoded by the coding sequence ATGAAATTGAAAATTAATCAATTGCCTTTATATAACCATCGTAGAATTAAAAATATTTTCTTAAAATTATGTTATTTTTCTATGTTGATATTCTTGTTTTCTTGCAAAACAGAAGCACCTAAAAACATAACAAATTCATCCGAAGAAACCCAAAAAGAAACAACTAATATTAAAGCTATTGATACAAAAACATCAACAAAAAAAATCGTTTTTTTTGGTGATAGTTTAACTGCTGGTTATGGTTTGGATGATGTTGAAGATGCCTTTCCTGGCATTATTCAAAGTAAAATTGATAGTTTAAATTTGCCATACAAAGTGGTAAACTCTGGTATTTCTGGAGAAACTACTGCAGGTGGAAAAAATAGAATTGAGTGGGTTTTGAATGATAAACCAGACATTTTTATCCTTGAATTAGGTGCCAATGATGGTTTACGAGGTGTAGCTTTAAAAGAAACCAAAAGTAATTTACAATTTATTATAAATACTATTAAAGAAAAATATCCAACAACAAAAATTGTATTGGCTGGTATGCAAATTCCACCCAATATGGGCCAAGAATATGCTACTGAATTCCAGAGTATTTTTCCGACTTTGGCAACAAAAAACGAGGTGGCTTTAATTCCCTTTTTATTAGAAGATGTTGGTGGTATCAGCGAATTGAATCAATCAGATGGCATTCATCCTACTAAAAAAGGACATACTATTTTAGCTAACAATGTTTGGGAAGTATTAAAACCATTATTATAA
- a CDS encoding sodium:proton antiporter — translation MDAYFVILLIVGLTSLFASFSPIILKRFKISFTIPLLFLGAVLYHLNAPLPWPDPVWNENLTIHFSELVVIISLMVAGLKIGLNYSWKEWRNPLRLLGITMPLFMVVVFLCSYYIFHFDGAMSLLLAAVLAPTDPALASEIQLNKKQSVSSKNLGVQYNLTAEAGLNDGLAFPFIFLAILWSKNGSLGTDQWQEWITFYLLYKVIVGVLVGIVIGFLYSYFTKKLSNDNERKIHQAFVAISLTLISYGLAEILNSYGFLSVFFAGLFAHYHQHRKKIPTESEPSLGFIDNIEKFLIIFWMIFFGGSVMAGILDFITTASLLFCFGLVLILRPLLGYISFYKANLTPKKKLAISFFGIRGIGSVFYLSYAIKHGNFEDANQLYSIVALVILISVILHGFTAKRMLNAFKNSEQQNS, via the coding sequence ATGGACGCTTATTTTGTTATTTTATTAATTGTTGGTTTAACATCGCTTTTTGCAAGTTTTTCTCCAATTATTTTAAAACGATTTAAAATAAGTTTTACCATTCCATTACTTTTTTTAGGAGCAGTTTTATATCACTTAAATGCACCTTTACCTTGGCCAGATCCTGTTTGGAATGAAAATTTAACCATCCACTTTTCTGAACTTGTGGTTATTATTAGCTTAATGGTTGCAGGATTAAAAATTGGGTTGAATTACTCTTGGAAAGAATGGCGAAATCCTTTACGACTATTAGGCATTACAATGCCTTTATTTATGGTTGTCGTCTTTTTATGTTCCTATTATATATTCCATTTTGATGGAGCCATGTCTTTGTTATTAGCTGCTGTTTTAGCCCCAACAGATCCTGCTTTGGCTTCAGAAATTCAATTGAATAAAAAACAGTCGGTTTCTTCTAAAAATTTAGGAGTCCAATATAACCTTACAGCAGAAGCTGGCTTAAATGATGGTTTGGCTTTTCCGTTTATTTTTTTAGCTATTCTTTGGTCTAAAAACGGATCTTTAGGCACTGACCAATGGCAAGAATGGATTACTTTCTACTTACTTTATAAAGTAATTGTAGGTGTTTTAGTAGGGATTGTTATCGGTTTTTTATATAGTTATTTTACTAAAAAATTATCAAACGATAATGAACGAAAAATTCATCAAGCTTTCGTAGCAATTTCCTTAACCTTAATTTCTTATGGGTTGGCAGAAATATTAAATTCCTATGGATTTTTAAGTGTCTTTTTTGCGGGTTTATTTGCCCATTATCATCAGCACAGAAAAAAAATACCTACTGAAAGCGAACCTAGTTTAGGTTTTATAGATAACATCGAAAAATTTCTTATTATTTTTTGGATGATTTTCTTTGGAGGCTCAGTAATGGCTGGTATTTTAGACTTTATTACTACAGCAAGTTTACTTTTTTGCTTTGGTTTGGTGTTGATTTTAAGACCACTTTTAGGATATATCAGTTTTTACAAAGCCAATTTAACTCCAAAGAAAAAGCTAGCCATTTCTTTTTTTGGCATTCGTGGAATTGGTTCTGTATTTTATTTATCATATGCCATTAAACACGGTAATTTTGAAGACGCTAACCAATTATATTCCATTGTTGCTTTGGTTATTTTAATATCTGTTATTTTACATGGATTTACAGCCAAAAGAATGCTAAATGCTTTTAAGAATTCTGAACAACAAAACTCGTAG
- a CDS encoding transporter substrate-binding domain-containing protein — MNKYKTILFFLLCVALNLSSCKDTSKSKIDDNLAAYNAIVENSSDRDLKDIKEDGILKALVVYSSTSYFLYKGQPMGFEYEMLQRLANHLDLKLEIIVSDNLDAQFEVLNKGDVDLIAHGMTITNQRKWEVAFTDYLYLTKQVLVQKKPDNFRTLSWSTLQKSVIDDPMDLLGDTVSIRKNSSYFERIVSLSNELGGEIYIDTLDSKLSTGEIIDMVVSGDIKYTIADENLAKINASSNPILKIDVPISFDQRIAWVTRKKSKNFREIINKWITSERKITDYFVIYNKYFENQRFFKRRVKSDYYSLKNNQISEYDALIKEYTKKLGWDWRLLASQIYQESKFDPNAKSWAGAKGLMQIMPPTAQDLGITDSTDPVQSIRGGTTYLNQIYDRFTDIPDEIDRIKFTLASFNCGYGHVRDAQRFADYNQLNPLVWEDNVDKMLLALRFPKNYNKDFIKYGYVRGTEPFIYVEQIFERFRHYKQFISNENKEEEENGK, encoded by the coding sequence ATGAATAAATATAAAACTATTTTATTTTTTCTTCTATGTGTTGCTTTGAATTTAAGTTCATGTAAGGACACAAGCAAATCAAAAATTGATGATAATTTAGCAGCTTATAATGCTATCGTTGAAAACTCTTCTGACCGAGATTTAAAAGACATCAAAGAAGACGGAATTCTGAAAGCTTTAGTGGTATATAGCAGTACAAGCTACTTTTTGTACAAAGGACAACCTATGGGTTTCGAATATGAGATGTTACAAAGACTTGCAAATCATTTAGATTTAAAGTTAGAAATTATTGTTTCTGATAATCTAGACGCTCAATTTGAAGTGTTAAATAAAGGCGATGTGGATTTAATTGCACATGGTATGACAATTACCAATCAACGAAAATGGGAAGTTGCTTTTACCGATTATTTGTACTTAACAAAGCAAGTTTTAGTACAAAAAAAACCTGATAATTTTAGAACCCTTTCCTGGAGCACACTGCAAAAATCGGTTATCGACGACCCAATGGATCTGCTTGGAGATACGGTTTCTATTCGTAAAAACTCTTCTTATTTTGAGCGAATTGTAAGTCTATCAAATGAGTTAGGAGGAGAAATTTATATAGATACCTTGGATAGTAAACTATCTACAGGAGAAATTATTGATATGGTTGTGAGTGGTGATATCAAATATACTATTGCAGATGAAAATTTAGCGAAAATAAATGCATCAAGTAATCCAATTTTAAAGATAGATGTTCCCATTTCTTTTGACCAACGAATTGCTTGGGTTACCCGCAAAAAATCTAAAAACTTTAGAGAAATAATCAACAAATGGATTACTTCAGAAAGAAAAATTACAGACTATTTTGTTATTTATAACAAGTATTTTGAAAATCAAAGATTCTTTAAACGAAGAGTAAAAAGTGATTATTATAGTTTAAAAAATAATCAAATTAGTGAATACGACGCTTTAATCAAAGAATATACAAAAAAACTAGGCTGGGATTGGCGATTGTTGGCATCTCAAATTTATCAAGAATCTAAATTTGATCCGAATGCAAAGTCTTGGGCTGGTGCAAAAGGCTTAATGCAAATAATGCCACCTACTGCCCAAGATTTAGGAATTACGGATAGTACAGATCCTGTGCAAAGTATTAGAGGGGGAACAACATATTTAAATCAAATTTATGATCGCTTTACAGATATCCCTGACGAAATTGATAGAATCAAATTTACACTAGCTTCTTTTAATTGTGGTTATGGACATGTAAGAGATGCACAACGTTTTGCAGATTATAACCAGTTAAATCCATTAGTTTGGGAGGATAATGTAGATAAAATGTTGCTTGCTTTACGTTTTCCTAAAAACTATAATAAAGATTTTATTAAATATGGATATGTTAGAGGTACTGAACCTTTTATTTATGTAGAACAAATCTTTGAAAGATTTCGACACTACAAACAGTTTATTTCTAATGAGAATAAAGAGGAAGAAGAAAATGGAAAGTAA
- a CDS encoding DEAD/DEAH box helicase: MSFKKLHPAIKEKLASLEISTPKLFQSKSIPVIKSGANVFCIAPENSGKTTTLILTTLQKLKCEEVGVAPRAVVLVENNDKALQLFDTFELYTKRTSLRLYVADEKQHIDLLKSEIFEGVDILIATPKIMNKLLLLEGLNTTQLKIFSIDDADFLTKNTSTSDLMLITQSIHKCQFVMYAEKMHPSLQRFEDYFMPFAKTVSI, encoded by the coding sequence ATGTCTTTTAAAAAATTACATCCAGCCATAAAAGAAAAGTTAGCATCTCTAGAAATTAGTACTCCTAAGCTATTTCAAAGTAAAAGTATTCCTGTGATAAAAAGTGGTGCCAATGTTTTTTGTATTGCACCAGAAAATAGCGGAAAAACAACAACTTTAATCCTTACAACCTTACAAAAATTAAAATGTGAAGAAGTTGGAGTTGCACCAAGAGCTGTAGTTTTAGTAGAAAATAATGACAAAGCATTACAATTGTTTGATACTTTTGAGCTTTATACTAAAAGAACTTCTTTACGCTTGTACGTTGCTGACGAAAAACAACATATCGATTTGCTAAAATCAGAAATATTTGAAGGTGTAGATATTTTAATTGCAACTCCTAAAATAATGAATAAGTTGCTGTTATTGGAAGGTTTAAATACCACACAATTAAAAATATTTTCTATTGATGATGCCGATTTTTTAACCAAAAATACATCAACATCAGACTTGATGTTAATTACACAGAGCATTCATAAATGTCAATTTGTAATGTATGCAGAAAAAATGCACCCATCATTGCAACGTTTTGAAGACTATTTTATGCCTTTTGCAAAAACAGTGTCAATTTAA
- a CDS encoding thiamine phosphate synthase has translation MIPKLHYISEGNSPKEVLENIQKACTSGIEVVQLKLENVSEKKFLKLANDVKKITNHYQTRLIINKYYKIAKEIKADGVHLEANHSCPIDARKYVYTWQIIGGTANTLKDCETLLKKQVDYILLSPFKNSEATDNSPKVLGLNGYSLITEALNTATPILGFGEITTNDVPAILEAGISGVAVSEEITKNFDVIKTFNQLLNASSTEEKRHTF, from the coding sequence TTGATTCCAAAATTACATTACATCTCTGAAGGAAATTCTCCAAAAGAAGTTTTAGAAAATATACAAAAAGCGTGTACTTCTGGTATTGAAGTTGTGCAGTTAAAATTAGAAAATGTTTCTGAAAAGAAATTTCTAAAATTAGCCAATGATGTAAAAAAAATTACAAATCATTATCAAACTAGGCTCATTATTAACAAGTATTATAAAATTGCTAAAGAAATAAAGGCAGATGGTGTTCATTTAGAAGCAAACCACTCCTGCCCTATTGACGCTAGAAAATATGTGTACACTTGGCAAATTATAGGGGGTACAGCAAACACTTTAAAAGATTGTGAGACTTTACTAAAAAAACAAGTGGATTATATTTTGTTGTCTCCATTTAAAAATTCGGAAGCAACAGATAATTCACCAAAAGTTTTAGGTTTAAATGGTTATAGCTTAATTACAGAAGCCTTAAACACAGCAACCCCAATTTTAGGTTTTGGAGAAATAACCACAAATGATGTTCCAGCTATTTTAGAAGCCGGAATTTCTGGAGTTGCAGTTTCCGAAGAAATCACCAAAAATTTTGATGTCATCAAAACGTTCAATCAACTTTTAAACGCATCTTCTACGGAAGAAAAAAGGCATACTTTTTAA